GTCTGCATAGATAAATCTCGCGTTTTTTTCTTGGAAAAGGCGTTCATCCTTGACCAGTTTCTTTAGACTAGAGAAGTCTGTTGCCTTGCCATTTAGTTTGCTTTTAGCTGTTGCTAGGGCAATGAGAGATTGGTCAATTTGATCCTGTTTGACTCTAGGATCCACAGCTAGTAAGGCGATTTCTTGGAAGGCACGATCATAAGCTCGACGTACTTTTTCTTTGGCATTAGCATATCGTCCAGTTTTAGTCGTTGCATAGTAAGCTTTCATAGCTTCTTTCAAGGCTGTAACGTTCGAATCTTTTCCATCCAAAGCTTTACCAGCAGCTTCAAGACTAGCGAGAACTCTATCAATCAATTCTTGCTTTAATTTGCTTGACAAGGCTGACTGTGCCACTTGGAAAGCTTGATCATAAGCTTTTCTCTTATCTGCACTACTATTAAAGTAACGAGACGTTTCTACCAGTTCTTTTTGTTGATTTACCGCAGCAATCAAGGCCAACTTAGACACAACAGATAGACGCAAAGCATTATTTCGACCTGGCTGAACGAGCAAGGAAACGAGATCTTCAAGGAGTTCATATCCAGTTGGCAAGGTGACTTGTACAGTATAACGACCTGTAGCAACTTTCTTACCAAAGGCGTATTGACCGTATTTTTCAGCAGGAAGAGTGATCCTTGTCCCATCTTCTCCTTTCAGAATCACAGTAGTCGTCTTTGGAACTGCTTGATTGAAGGAAACAGACACTGGTGCATATTCTAGGAGATTTGCTAGGAAGGTAATGGTTTGGAAACTATTTTCTTCCGTCAAGTCAAACTCTTGGGATAAGGCACTGATAAACTTCAATTCTGTTCGGTCATAACTGAAAATTTCTGCTGTATAATGACCAAACTGTAAGAAATGAATCGCTTTTGTCTTGTCAACATCAACATATTGCCCCTCGCTATTTTTGATTCGATAGACATAGAGGGTATCAATATCTTGGTTTGTTTTCGCATCCTTCAAGGCAATTTTCACTCGACCACTATTTTGATCGCGTACAAGTTCAGCAAGTGAGATATAGTCTACATTTCCTGCATAGTCCTCTACAAGATAGTAAATATTAGCCTTGTCAACATCCTTTGGAAGTGTATAACTACCGTCAGCATTGGCCTTAATCAGATGGGTGTTCTCAAGCGCACGGGTTCCAGACTGGTCTTTCTCAGATAGAACCATGGTCCCTTTCTGGTCAAATGGTGTGAGGTAGAAGAGTTTTTCTGAAAGGATACCGCCTTGACCCACATCTTTTGGTTTGCGAGCTACGAATTCTTGGTTTCCATCTTTAAAGCGAATATAACCACTTGTGATGACAGGTTTTTGAGTATCAATTTGAATTTTGAAGGTCGTATATTGTTCTTTGGCTCCTGGAACATCTGGTGTGTAACTAATAACATAGTCATATAAACCATCTGCAACGATATTGCCATCAAAATCCTGACCTCTCCAAGCAGTATTATCTAGAATATAACTCTTCAGATTTCTACTGTCACCATCAAAATAATTCTTACGAAGATCCTTTGCATCGCCCTCCCAAATAGGATGTTCATGCTTGGTATCTGTAGCAGCATAAACTGTAGCCCGAAGATTTACAAGATTTCTCAAAGCAACCGTTTTGTATTCGACTAAGTCTTTGTTTCCATCATCATTTGGAGAAATGGCAATACGGACATTCCCTTTTTCGTCCAACTGAAGAACATGCTTACCTTCAGCATTTTGTTCAATCCCAAGAACAGTAATTCGGCGTCCTTGGCGTTGACCTTTAGACACTAGAAGGTCATTTTGCAAGGTAGCTAGATAGGTAGCATCATTAGAGTAGTTAACGGCAGGATTTTCCTTGTCTACTTCCGTGTAAAATCCATTTTTCCCTTCTCGGACAAGATTGTAAATTGGTTTTTCGACAGCAGGGAGATTTTGGAATTCTCCTCGGAAGCCCATAAATGCAAGACTCACAACATCCCCATCATCTGCTGGATCTACAAATCGAACAAAACCTTCAAGGAAATAGCCATTTGGCATTTGTTTGCTGAGTTGATCAGCAAATTTTCTGGCATCTACTTTAACAGTGACTGTTTGACTGCTGTGGGCTTTGACCGTCACTTCAGGCCAGACTGTCTCCGTTAGTTTTCGAGGTCGAAGGGTGAATTTTCCATCTTGGACTTCGTCTGTATTGGTATTCACTACCATCTTGAGAGTACGGTCAGTATCTGAAATGTTGTGTACAGTGACCTTGAAAGTAAATTGGTCTCCAACATTTCCCAAAGTCACACTTGGATAACCATTTTCACCCGTTACATAGAGGTCTGTTGACACTGCAGCAGCAGTATCCACAATACCAGAACCTTGCTGACGAGGAGAGGTATAAGTGCCTGTGTCCTTATTAACATGTGGTTTTGCAGTTGACATGATCAAGGCCTTGACAGTCTCTGATACTTGCTCAGGAGTCAATTCTGGATGGTGTTTTTGAAGGTATTCCTTAACCAGAACTGCAACACCCGTAACGTGAGGAGCCGCCATACTGGTTCCGCTGATACTACCGTAGGTATTGTCATTAAAGGATGAGTAGATATTGCCACCAGGAGCTGTCACATCTGGTTTCAATTGTCCATCGGTAGTCACTCCCCAACTTGAAAAGTCAGATAGCTGATTGGCTACATCAGAAGGACGATTATCCATCTTACCATTAAAAACAATCTTGTAGTTTCCTGATTTTAAGGCTTCACCATACTGTTTAGAAATAAATACAGAAGGAATTTTCTTTGCTTCATCATCAATAGACATATTGATGTTTGCACCTTCTACATTATTGTAGATCAATGCACCAACTGCACCGTGTTTTCGTGCATTTTTGATCTTCTCTGAAAAATTCATAGCTCCACGCTGAATGAGGGCAAGTTTCCCAGTTAAATCCAACTTCGCAAAGTCTTCTTCACGACCTAACCCTGCTTCGACGTATTCGTACTCTTTTCCTTTTTCAAAGTCCTTATCTGCTTCAGGTTGATTATAATCAAATTTTCCGTTATGAAGACCGTCATTTCCCTCTAGACCTTTGACTTCAAAAACCGCTGTCGTCAATGTTTTATTGTTGACAGAAGCAACTGAAATCGAATCTTCAACAGTGGATGGATTTCCAACCAAGCCATAGTCTGGGTTTTCAGCTAATGGTTTTGAATAACCATTTCCGAATGTATTGCTATTTCCTGCTGAGATAAGAACAGAAACTCCCTTGGCACGAGCCCGTTTGATGGCATCCACAATATCAGAACCAGCATCCACCATAGAACCAGTGCTAGATCCCAAACTCATATTAATGGCATCTGCTCCCAAGGCAACTGCATCATCAATCGCCTTTACATAAAGGGCCGAACTGGTCGTTTTTTGGCGGTCTGAAAAGACACGCATAAACATGACTTGGGCTTCTGGCGCAACACCATAGACCTTCTCACCATTTGGTGCCTCTTTATCAGGGTTTCCAGCTGCAATCCCTGTTACGTGCATCCCATGAGAAGTTCTTTCTGCTTCTTTGATCTTATCTGTTCCGTCAAAGTAGTCATAGGCATAGACAACCTTATCACTATACCATTTACCGTAGTCGATTCCAGCAGCCTTTTTAGCTGCTTCGATGGCTTTCTTGTTTTTAAATTTTGCTTTTGACGGATCCGAAATTCGAAGTACCTCATGATTCAAATCAAGTCCAGAGTCAATAATGGCAACAACGGTCCCTGTTCCCTTGTAACCAGCCTTCCAAGTTTTCGGTACTGTGATGATATCATTGCTTGAAAGACTATTGGGTTTTGCAGACTCAGCTTTTTCTTGTTCTTTTTCAGTAGTTGCTGTTTCTCCAGTAGTTTTAGGAGCTGTCGTTGCTTGAGCCTCTTTGTTCTCTATGTTAGAAGCCTTCTCAGTAGCAGGCGCTGGACTGGCATCTACTGTTGTTTCTTTTTGGACGACACCTTGATTCTCTTCGTTTGCAACTGCGCTATCTTTTCCTGATTCTTGAGATTCGGCAGTTTTATCAACTGGAGTTTCTACCTTAGCATCTTGTTTACTAGCATCCTCTTTAGAAGTTTCAGCTTCTTGTTTCTCTCCAACTACTGGTGCAATCCCATTAGTATTGGTTTGGTCAGTCGCAGACTTTGAGTGTTTATCGTCTTTTAGCTCTGTCTTAATTTCCTGAGTTTGAGCTTGATTTTCACCTGTACTCTGCTCATTGGCACTGACTTGACTTGCTCCAAAAACCAAAGCAGTTCCCAATAAAACTGAAGCAAGACCAAATTTGTATTTCCGTAATGAAAAACGTTGTCGTCTATTCATACATAATCTCCTTTTTCTTTAAAGTATACCTATTATAGCGCAAATAGGTATAAATTTTTACAAAAATCTGAATTGTCACAAAAATGTAATATTTACGTATATATCTTACTTATTTAATTTTATCATTCGTGTTATTTGCTCCATCAAACCAATATTTTCTAAATTCGTTCCTATATTTCAATCCATAAAATTATTTTATTATACAAACAATTTAGATTTTTTATACACAAAAAGACTAGGATTTAAAATTCCTAGTCTTTGTTATTTCAGTATAAATAGATTTCACAAACTAAAAATCCATCTCATCCACACGTGGTGCACCAGAAGTCACTGAAATTGTTTTTAAGACTTCTCGCTCTTCGTTGCTGAGTTCAATCCCAAAACAGTCAAGATTGCTCTGGATACGAGAGGCTGTCACTGACTTAGGTAGGGGTAAAAAGCCTTCTGCCAAACTCCAAGCCAAGGCGATTTGAGCCACTGATTTCCCATGCTTAGCAGCAATTTCTTGGACTTCTTTCTGTTCAAACAACTCTCCTTGGCCAAAAGGTCCCCAAGCCTCTAAGAGAATTCCTTTCTCTCTACAGTAGTCAACCACTTCCTCTTGATAAACTCCTGGTGCCAAGCGCACCTGATTGACCGCTGGAATGACTCTTGCTGTCTCAAGCAAGGCATCCAAATGATGGGGAAGGAAATTACTAACGCCGATAGCACGGATTTTACCTTCTTGGTACAGGTCCTCCATCGCTCTCCAGACTTCAGCATTGCGAGTTTTCCATTCGTCATTTTCTCTTAAAGGTTTTGGATTCGGCCAATGGATAAGGTACAAATCTAGATAATCCAATCCCAGTTTTTCCATTGATTCTTCAAATGCTTGGCGTGCTTCATCATAGCTGTGATTGGTATTCCAGAGTTTGGTCGTTACAAAGATTTCTTGTCGTGGAAGACCGCTATCTCGAATAGCGCGACCAACACTTTCCTCATTTTTATAGATAGCTGCAGTATCGATATGTCGATAACCATCCTTTAAGGCTTCTAAAACGGCTTGGTAGGCTACCTCTCCATTTTCAGCTTTCCATGTTCCAAATCCTAGTACAGGAATTGAAACTCCATTATTAAGGGTGTAAGATTTCATCGTTTTTCCTTTCTATGTGAAGAAAATCTAAAGAAACAAAATCCTGATTATCAGAACACTTGCCCCTTTAGATTTTAACAATTATTGATCACGATCGTAATAGATCTCGTGAGCTTTCAAGCGAGAATTGAGCAATTCAGGAACGGTCACAAATGTATACCCTTCACCCTTTAAATACTCAATGACACTTGGTAGAGAATTAACTGAAGGACCATGGATATCATGCATGAGGATTATAGAACCATTGCGAACCTGACGTTGAATCTCTGTCAAAATGGCTGTCTCATTTTTACTCTTCCAGTCCAAACTATCCACGTCCCACATGATGAAGCTTAAATCAAGGCCGTTTCGAATATCATCAGTGATGGCACCATAAGGTGGGCGCATCAGTTTAGAGCTTGATCCTAAAACTTGAGTTAACAGATCTTCTGTATCAGTGATTTGCTTTTTAGCATCTTCGAGCGAAAGTTGTGAAAGAACGGGATGACTCCAGCTGTGGTTTCCTACAACATGACCTTCTGATTTCATTCGTTTTAGAAGATTTTCATTACCTGCAATGTTTTTACCAAGTACAAAGAAGGTTGCTTTTACACCATATTTAGCTAAAGTATCCAAAGCCTGCGTGGTTGTAGTTGGATTTGGACCATCGTCAAAGGTCAAGGCTACAACCTTTTTATTTTTCTTAGCAAAGTATGCTTGGTAGAGTTCAGCATCCTTTTCTAATAGATAAGAGGACTCAATGACATCAAAGAAACTGGATATGGGCAAAGCAATTTCCTCAACAGTCTCTCCAGGATTAGCAGGATAAAGGATGATTTGACTATCCTTATAGTCAAAGCTCCAAGATGTCAATTCTTGGTCTGTGAAGCTCTTTATAACTTGATCAATTTTTGCCTGATCAAGTTTCTTATCTTCTAGAGTTGATTTGATTTGACTCAGCAAGAGTTCCTTAGCCTTGCTTGCATCTTTGAAGAGTTTACTGAGGTCAAAATCTTTCCCATCTTCAGTCAAGAAAATTTTCCCTAAAGAAGTCTTTTCTTTTTCTTCAACCTTTGATGCAGACAAATCGTAGACTTGCTTGCTGATATTTCGAGAAACAACTCCCTTTAAGACTGGATCCAACTGCTCGGTATAATAAAAGACCAAATCCTCTTTATCTTCCAGCTTTTCTTTGATATCCTGGTTGATTTTTTCTCTAACAGACGCAATGACTTCCTCTCCTTGCAGAGGGTAGTAGGCAATCACCTCAGCTTGACCTTTTCGAAAATGGTCCTTCTGACTACCTGAGTTGAATTGCAGGTCCTTTTCGCTTTTTAGCGCTTCAATTTTTTGTTCGTAAGATTGCTTTTGTAGTAGCTTATAACCAATAGCACTCCCTAATAGAATCGTAGCAATTCCTAAGATTCCAACAAAGGAAAGCAATAGCCTTCTCGTTTTATCGTGAGAAACACGTTTCGCTCTATTTTTTTCATATTTCCATCATATCAAATCGAGGCTATTATTTCAATGATAAACAGGGATTCTGTCTTTTTTTAGGAAAAGAAAAAAGCTTAGAAATCTTCTAAGCTTCTATTTTTAAAAACGAATCGCTTCACGTGTTTTCTCATATGAAGTTACAAAACGGTTTGTAACCCCTGGTTCAGCAACTTCCAAGGCTTGTGAAATTTTTTCAAATGATGCCTGGTAGTCAAACTCTTTTTCAAAAATTTCAAGCGCTTCGTTGAAGGCCTCTTGGATACGCTCATCAAATGAACGGTAACGGTTTGAGTATTGGAGTAGTTGCTCCGTCAAGGTTGCATATTGAACGATATCATAGGTTTCTGTTTCAAGTGCTTCCATATCATTTGTTGCAATTTCAAGAATTCGTTTAACCGATTCAATATTCACTTGTGGTTGTTCTAACTCTGCCATCAGATCTTCTGTGTTATGACTTGCAGTAAAGAAAAGTTTCAAGAAACTTTGAGGAATACCTGGCAAGTTTCTCTTCTCCATGTAACGTTTGATGGTATGCAAACGGTTCACATAGACATTTGCTTTTTGGCGAGCATTGAGGTCGTCTTTTTCAATTTGGGCAAGTCGTTCGCTAACAGAGATTTGCTCATCCTCTATATCCTTGAGGTTGCTTTGAAGCATTTCCAACTGTTCTTCAAGAGCAGAGTAGGCTTGTGTTGACTCACCTTGATCCTCTGTCACTTCCATGATTGCTGTATCAAGTGCAGCCAATTCTGCTTGAAGACGACGAACATGATTGCCATCGCTTTCAGGAAGAAGGTAGGTTTTAGTCAAGCGTTCAAGATCTTGAACAAGCACCTGATTATTTTCTTTCAAGTGGTTGAGATAAGTTGGTAATGTCGAAAGAAGACTTTCAACCACTTTTTGAGCTGCAATTTCACGAGTGAAGATATCATAAAGTGCGTTGATTTCTTCTTGGATGCGATTATTTTCATACTCTGCATTGTCCAATTCCAACTGACGAATATTTTCTTGATTATTTTTCAAAGACTCATGCAAAAGTTGGAAACGGGATTCAATATCTGTTTCTGTAAAGTGGTAGTTGGCATCCAACAGCTTGCGATAACCTTCTTCCAAATCTGCCAATTGTTCTGGCAGTTCCTTTGTCAAGGTTTCAACAAGAGCTGGAATTCGCTCAACGATGTGTGTCAAAGCGAGAATATGATTTTCAGTTGAATCAAGAATTGCTGCCGCTTCAACCGGGTCACCTGATGAATTTAGGGTAACAAATTGAGAGAATTCAGATTGGATGTTTTCCAATTGTTTCTCAATCTCAGGAAGGGCCTTCCCATATTTCTCCGAGTCTTCTGCAACGGTATGTTGAAGGGATTCAAACAAGTCCAAGGCATGAAGGACACGGCCACTATTCTTAGATTCTTGTTTTTCAAGATCAGAAAGGGCATTGCGAATAGCTGCAATATCTTCTTCAATCAAGCCGATTTGGCTTTCAATTTGATCAATCTTGTGAGCAGCTTTGAAAAAACGGAAAGAATTGTTGTAGCTTTCAGCTTCAAAGAGGTGATTTTCGATATCAGCAAATGAGTTCAGAGATAAATCAACCCATTTTTGGTTCCATTCACGGAAGGTCACCTGACTTTGACCAATCAAGTGCATGTTTTTAACGGCTTCAACCTCATCATTTACAGGAAGGTTGTAGAGTTCTTCTTTTCTTTCTTCAAGGGCCGTTAATCTGCTTACATTACGCTTACGTAAAAAGATGGCTGTTACATAAGCTAAGATCAGAATGACTGCAATTGCAACCATTAGATAAATTAGTTGTCCATTAGACATATCAAACTCCTTTTATACTAGAAACAATCGTAATGATTATATCATATTTTTTAAACCAAGGGAACTATTTCCCACATTTTTTAGACGTCAAGTGTACTGTAAACAGCGTTTTCTTCGATAAATTCGCGACGAGGTTCTACTCGATCTCCCATCAACATATCAAAGATTTTATCTGCTTCGGCAGCATCATCTACCGAAACACGCGCCATCAAGCGATGTTCAGGATCCATGGTTGTTTCCCACAATTGGTGGTCATCCATTTCTCCCAAACCTTTATAACGTTGGATGGTTGGTTTTGAACGCCCTTCACTATGACGTGCTAAGGCTTCTTGGAGTTTAATTTCTTGATCCGCACCTGGCTGGATGTATTCTTTAATCTCACTTCCAACTTTTACTCCGTAAATTGGCGGTTGGGCAATGTAGACATATCCAGCTTCTAAGATTGGTTTCATATAGCGATAAATCAAGGTTAGCAAGAGAGTTCGAATGTGGGCTCCATCAACATCGGCATCGGTCATCAAAACGAGTTTTTGGTAACGAGCCTTAGTGACATCAAATTCTGCCCCAAATCCTGTTCCCATGGCTGTGAAAAGGCTGCGAATTTCTTCGTTGGCAAGGATTTTATCCATGCTAGCTTTTTCAACGTTCAAGATTTTACCACGAATTGGAAGGATAGCCTGGAACTCACGGTTACGACCAGATTTGGCTGATCCACCAGCTGAGTCTCCTTCGACGATGAAGAGTTCAGTTTCAGCAGGGTTGTTAGAAGAACAGTCTGCTAGTTTTCCTGGCAAATTGGAAATTTCCAAGCCAGAT
This Streptococcus oralis DNA region includes the following protein-coding sequences:
- a CDS encoding S8 family serine peptidase, with product MNRRQRFSLRKYKFGLASVLLGTALVFGASQVSANEQSTGENQAQTQEIKTELKDDKHSKSATDQTNTNGIAPVVGEKQEAETSKEDASKQDAKVETPVDKTAESQESGKDSAVANEENQGVVQKETTVDASPAPATEKASNIENKEAQATTAPKTTGETATTEKEQEKAESAKPNSLSSNDIITVPKTWKAGYKGTGTVVAIIDSGLDLNHEVLRISDPSKAKFKNKKAIEAAKKAAGIDYGKWYSDKVVYAYDYFDGTDKIKEAERTSHGMHVTGIAAGNPDKEAPNGEKVYGVAPEAQVMFMRVFSDRQKTTSSALYVKAIDDAVALGADAINMSLGSSTGSMVDAGSDIVDAIKRARAKGVSVLISAGNSNTFGNGYSKPLAENPDYGLVGNPSTVEDSISVASVNNKTLTTAVFEVKGLEGNDGLHNGKFDYNQPEADKDFEKGKEYEYVEAGLGREEDFAKLDLTGKLALIQRGAMNFSEKIKNARKHGAVGALIYNNVEGANINMSIDDEAKKIPSVFISKQYGEALKSGNYKIVFNGKMDNRPSDVANQLSDFSSWGVTTDGQLKPDVTAPGGNIYSSFNDNTYGSISGTSMAAPHVTGVAVLVKEYLQKHHPELTPEQVSETVKALIMSTAKPHVNKDTGTYTSPRQQGSGIVDTAAAVSTDLYVTGENGYPSVTLGNVGDQFTFKVTVHNISDTDRTLKMVVNTNTDEVQDGKFTLRPRKLTETVWPEVTVKAHSSQTVTVKVDARKFADQLSKQMPNGYFLEGFVRFVDPADDGDVVSLAFMGFRGEFQNLPAVEKPIYNLVREGKNGFYTEVDKENPAVNYSNDATYLATLQNDLLVSKGQRQGRRITVLGIEQNAEGKHVLQLDEKGNVRIAISPNDDGNKDLVEYKTVALRNLVNLRATVYAATDTKHEHPIWEGDAKDLRKNYFDGDSRNLKSYILDNTAWRGQDFDGNIVADGLYDYVISYTPDVPGAKEQYTTFKIQIDTQKPVITSGYIRFKDGNQEFVARKPKDVGQGGILSEKLFYLTPFDQKGTMVLSEKDQSGTRALENTHLIKANADGSYTLPKDVDKANIYYLVEDYAGNVDYISLAELVRDQNSGRVKIALKDAKTNQDIDTLYVYRIKNSEGQYVDVDKTKAIHFLQFGHYTAEIFSYDRTELKFISALSQEFDLTEENSFQTITFLANLLEYAPVSVSFNQAVPKTTTVILKGEDGTRITLPAEKYGQYAFGKKVATGRYTVQVTLPTGYELLEDLVSLLVQPGRNNALRLSVVSKLALIAAVNQQKELVETSRYFNSSADKRKAYDQAFQVAQSALSSKLKQELIDRVLASLEAAGKALDGKDSNVTALKEAMKAYYATTKTGRYANAKEKVRRAYDRAFQEIALLAVDPRVKQDQIDQSLIALATAKSKLNGKATDFSSLKKLVKDERLFQEKNARFIYADKKEKAAYLLTFKEAQELLKDPGASQEDVKDAITALKQAKRNLHGKKPKAKRHP
- a CDS encoding aldo/keto reductase, translating into MKSYTLNNGVSIPVLGFGTWKAENGEVAYQAVLEALKDGYRHIDTAAIYKNEESVGRAIRDSGLPRQEIFVTTKLWNTNHSYDEARQAFEESMEKLGLDYLDLYLIHWPNPKPLRENDEWKTRNAEVWRAMEDLYQEGKIRAIGVSNFLPHHLDALLETARVIPAVNQVRLAPGVYQEEVVDYCREKGILLEAWGPFGQGELFEQKEVQEIAAKHGKSVAQIALAWSLAEGFLPLPKSVTASRIQSNLDCFGIELSNEEREVLKTISVTSGAPRVDEMDF
- the pgdA gene encoding peptidoglycan-N-acetylglucosamine deacetylase PgdA, which gives rise to MLSFVGILGIATILLGSAIGYKLLQKQSYEQKIEALKSEKDLQFNSGSQKDHFRKGQAEVIAYYPLQGEEVIASVREKINQDIKEKLEDKEDLVFYYTEQLDPVLKGVVSRNISKQVYDLSASKVEEKEKTSLGKIFLTEDGKDFDLSKLFKDASKAKELLLSQIKSTLEDKKLDQAKIDQVIKSFTDQELTSWSFDYKDSQIILYPANPGETVEEIALPISSFFDVIESSYLLEKDAELYQAYFAKKNKKVVALTFDDGPNPTTTTQALDTLAKYGVKATFFVLGKNIAGNENLLKRMKSEGHVVGNHSWSHPVLSQLSLEDAKKQITDTEDLLTQVLGSSSKLMRPPYGAITDDIRNGLDLSFIMWDVDSLDWKSKNETAILTEIQRQVRNGSIILMHDIHGPSVNSLPSVIEYLKGEGYTFVTVPELLNSRLKAHEIYYDRDQ
- the ezrA gene encoding septation ring formation regulator EzrA, whose protein sequence is MSNGQLIYLMVAIAVILILAYVTAIFLRKRNVSRLTALEERKEELYNLPVNDEVEAVKNMHLIGQSQVTFREWNQKWVDLSLNSFADIENHLFEAESYNNSFRFFKAAHKIDQIESQIGLIEEDIAAIRNALSDLEKQESKNSGRVLHALDLFESLQHTVAEDSEKYGKALPEIEKQLENIQSEFSQFVTLNSSGDPVEAAAILDSTENHILALTHIVERIPALVETLTKELPEQLADLEEGYRKLLDANYHFTETDIESRFQLLHESLKNNQENIRQLELDNAEYENNRIQEEINALYDIFTREIAAQKVVESLLSTLPTYLNHLKENNQVLVQDLERLTKTYLLPESDGNHVRRLQAELAALDTAIMEVTEDQGESTQAYSALEEQLEMLQSNLKDIEDEQISVSERLAQIEKDDLNARQKANVYVNRLHTIKRYMEKRNLPGIPQSFLKLFFTASHNTEDLMAELEQPQVNIESVKRILEIATNDMEALETETYDIVQYATLTEQLLQYSNRYRSFDERIQEAFNEALEIFEKEFDYQASFEKISQALEVAEPGVTNRFVTSYEKTREAIRF